In Phragmites australis chromosome 16, lpPhrAust1.1, whole genome shotgun sequence, one DNA window encodes the following:
- the LOC133895632 gene encoding hydroxyproline O-galactosyltransferase GALT2-like produces the protein MARRVRPSHLVLAAGAAYLLLISLKFRRVLDLAAADLADPAAFSSPSSSDHLPPGSNSTATGSPFPVQPFWHRYDRVSLPDLAARNRSALDRMADDAWALGLTAWEEAAAFAGDPWELAAAHATRTSTDKCPSAVSMRARGRVIFLPCGLAAGSSVTIVGTPRAAHKEYVPQLARMRQGDGTVIVSQFMVELQGLRAVDGEDPPRILHLNPRLRGDWSQHPIIEHNTCYRMQWGAAQRCDGSPPEDNEDKVDGFPKCEKWIRNDIIDTKESKTTSWLKRFIGRAKKPAMTWPFPFVEERLFVLTIQAGVEGFHIYVGGRHVTSFPYRPGFTLEDATGLFVKGDVDVHSVYATALPMSHPSFSLQQVLEMSEKWRSQPLPKDPVSLFLGILSASNHFAERMAVRKTWLQSPEIRSSEAVARFFVALNSRKEVNVMLKKEAEYFGDIVILPFIDRYELVVLKTIAICEFGVQNLTAANIMKCDDDTFVRVDVVLRHIKLNTGGKPLYMGNLNLLHRPLRTGKWAVTDDEWPEDIYPPYANGPGYVISGDIAKFIVSQHANQSLRLFKMEDVSMGLWVENFNSTNPVQYSHSWKFCQYGCLENYYTAHYQSPRQMLCLWNKLVRGRASCCNYR, from the exons ATGGCGCGGCGGGTGCGGCCGTCCCACCTAGTGCTGGCGGCGGGGGCGGCCTACCTCCTCCTCATCTCCCTCAAGTTCCGCCGCGTCCtcgacctcgccgccgccgacctTGCCGACCCCGCCGCCTtctcctcgccctcctcctccgacCACCTGCCCCCTGGCTCCAACTCCACCGCCACCGGCTCCCCGTTCCCCGTCCAGCCCTTCTGGCACCGCTACGACCGCGTCTCCCTCCCCGACCTCGCCGCCCGCAACCGCTCCGCGCTCGACCGCATGGCCGACGACGCCTGGGCGCTCGGCCTCACCGCCTGGGAGGAGGCCGCCGCCTTCGCGGGGGACCCCTgggagctcgccgccgcgcaCGCGACCCGCACCTCCACCGACAAGTGCCCCTCGGCCGTCTCCATGCGCGCGCGCGGGCGGGTCATCTTCCTGCCCTGCGGCCTCGCGGCCGGATCCTCCGTCACCATCGTCGGCACGCCCAGGGCCGCGCACAAGGAGTACGTGCCGCAGCTCGCGCGGATgcgccagggggacggcaccgTGATCGTCTCGCAGTTCATGGTCGAGCTGCAGGGGCTGCGCGCCGTCGACGGCGAGGACCCGCCTAGGatactccacctcaaccccagGCTCAGGGGGGACTGGAGCCAGCACCCCATCATCGAGCACAATACCTGCTACAGGATGCAGTGGGGCGCCGCCCAGCGCTGCGATGGCTCACCACCCGAGGACAACGAGGATAAGG TCGATGGGTTCCCCAAATGTGAGAAATGGATACGTAATGATATTATTGACACAAAGGAGTCCAAGACAACTTCATGGTTGAAGAGGTTCATTGGGCGCGCAAAGAAACCTGCAATGACATGGCCATTTCCATTTGTAGAGGAGAGGCTATTTGTTTTGACTATACAAGCTGGAGTTGAAGGTTTCCACATTTATGTTGGCGGTCGACATGTGACATCTTTTCCTTATCGACCA GGGTTCACTCTTGAAGATGCAACAGGATTATTTGTTAAGGGCGATGTAGATGTACATTCAGTTTATGCCACTGCTCTTCCTATGTCTCATCCCAGTTTTTCTCTTCAACAAGTCCTTGAGATGTCAGAAAAGTGGAGGTCTCAGCCACTACCTAAAGATCCTGTTTCCCTTTTCCTTGGGATACTGTCTGCATCGAATCATTTCGCCGAGCGCATGGCTGTGAGAAAAACATGGTTGCAGTCACCAGAAATCAGGTCTTCCGAAGCAGTAGCTCGATTCTTTGTTGCACTG AATTCAAGGAAAGAAGTCAATGTAATGCTGAAGAAAGAAGCGGAATACTTTGGAGACATTGTCATTTTGCCATTTATAGATCGTTATGAGCTGGTAGTTCTTAAGACAATCGCTATTTGCGAGTTCGGG GTCCAGAATTTGACTGCTGCAAACATCATGAAATGCGACGATGATACATTTGTGAGGGTAGATGTGGTTCTCAGACACATCAAGTTGAACACTGGTGGCAAACCATTATATATGGGGAACCTTAACCTCTTGCATAGACCACTGAGAACTGGAAAATGGGCAGTTACAGATGAC GAGTGGCCTGAAGATATCTACCCACCTTATGCAAATGGACCAGGTTATGTAATTTCTGGTGACATTGCAAAATTCATCGTGTCTCAGCATGCCAACCAGAGTTTAAGA CTATTTAAGATGGAAGATGTAAGTATGGGTCTGTGGGTCGAAAATTTTAATTCGACGAACCCTGTCCAGTATTCTCACAGCTGGAAGTTCTGCCAGTACGGTTGCCTGGAGAACTACTACACTGCCCACTACCAGTCACCTAGGCAGATGCTGTGCTTGTGGAATAAGTTGGTCCGCGGTCGAGCATCTTGCTGTAACTACAGATAG
- the LOC133895985 gene encoding cytochrome P450 703A2-like gives MGHLLTTKRLESFAAHRAQEAEHFCQFIWAKVQSGKPVNLREVLGAFSMNNVTRMLLGKQYFGLQSAGPAWRWLDPYGCEKKMREVEKKVDDFHQKILDEHRRAREAKKSACASLNDDDSKEEMDFVDVLLSLPGENGKEHMDDVEIKALMQDMIAAATDTSSVTNEWVMAEVIKNPHVLRRIQEELDAVVGRGRMVAESDLAHLLYPPVRPDDDHGLPHPGVDARVHQHARAGPEPRIWDDVAEFRPERHLPEEGVGGRVEISHLPDFKILPFSAGIPGAPLGVVLVLMALARHFHCFDWSLPDGLRPEDIDTEEVYGMTMPKAKPLFAVATPRLPPQMYGSCGAARHGDRLSFGSHG, from the exons ATGGGGCACTTGCTGACGACCAAGCGGCTTGAGTCTTTCGCTGCTCACCGAGCTCAGGAGGCTGAGCACTTCTGCCAGTTTATATGGGCTAAAGTTCAGTCAGGGAAGCCCGTGAATCTCAGAGAGGTTCTTGGTGCCTTTTCTATGAACAACGTGACTAGGATGTTGCTGGGGAAGCAGTACTTTGGGCTGCAGTCGGCAGGCCCTG CTTGGAGGTGGCTTGATCCATATGGGTGCgagaagaagatgagggagGTTGAGAAGAAGGTGGACGACTTCCACCAGAagatacttgatgaacacagGAGGGCTAGGGAGGCCAAGAAGAGTGCCTGTGCCTCCCTCAACGACGATGATAGCAAAGAAGAGATGGACTTCGTCGATGTGCTGCTATCTTTGCCTGGTGAGAATGGGAAGGAGCACATGGATGATGTGGAGATCAAGGCGTTGATGCAG GACATGATCGCTGCTGCTACCGACACTTCATCGGTGACCAACGAGTGGGTGATGGCCGAGGTGATCAAGAACCCGCATGTCCTCCGCCGGATCCAGGAGGAGCTTGACGCCGTTGTCGGCCGCGGCCGGATGGTCGCCGAGTCTGACCTCGCCCACCTGCTCTACCCTCCGGTGCGTC CCGACGACGATCATGGGCTACCACATCCCGGCGTGGACGCGCGTGTTCATCAACACGCACGCGCTGGGCCGGAACCGCGCATCTGGGACGATGTCGCCGAGTTCCGGCCGGAGAGGCACCTGCCGGAGGAGGGTGTGGGAGGCCGTGTGGAGATCAGCCACCTGCCGGACTTCAAGATCCTGCCGTTCAGCGCCGGGATTCCCGGCGCGCCGCTGGGCGTGGTCCTGGTGCTCATGGCGCTCGCCAGGCACTTCCACTGCTTCGACTGGTCCCTGCCGGACGGGCTCCGCCCTGAGGACATCGACACCGAGGAGGTGTACGGGATGACCATGCCCAAGGCCAAGCCGCTCTTCGCCGTCGCCACACCACGCCTGCCGCCGCAGATGTACGGCTCGTGCGGTGCTGCTCGCCATGGCGATCGATTAAGCTTTGGTAGCCATGGCTAA
- the LOC133896081 gene encoding pentatricopeptide repeat-containing protein At1g53600, mitochondrial-like gives MAALRLPKAPATAALAGVSLRLPPLEQLPPRHPNTAHLNALLTAYGRRGRIRDAQRLFDRMPRRDVISWTALLTAYADGGDLASARLVFDDMPRRNAASWNALLSVYLRAARPAAAHAFFAKMPAKNAVSYGAMISGLAKAGMLHEAQAVYGEMPPRWRDPVGSNAMMAGYLRAGELGIALRMFEGMAVRDVISWSAMVDGLCKYGTVSDARRLFEAMPERNVVSWTSMIRGYVKRGMCRDGLLLFLDMRHEGVQVNTTTLSVVLDACAEACLVIEGIQIHSLIIAMGFEVDIFLGDSIIIMYSRFGWMVDARREFACMKQKDIVSWNSLITGYVQNNMIEEAHVLFKLMPERDAVSCTSMVVGFSNRGWMREAVELFEQMPGKDEIAWTAVISSFIANGDYVSAVRWFCRMTREGCKSSTIAFSCFLSALASLGMLNQGMQAHAYAVSMGWLFDSAVHTSLVTMYAKCGRLTEAHRIFSSISNPNLIATNSMITAFAQHGLAEDALKLFSRMQNDGQKPNHVTFLGILTACARAGLIQQGYDYFESMRAVYGIEPNPDHYTCMVDLLGRVGFLAEALEMINSMPQKDYPDAWAALLSSSSLHSNLAFAKIAAQKLLEMDPYNAIAYMVLSSMFSSAGMKDDEEMLKVSQLSNMPSKSPAYSLIIQDRTTEKHF, from the coding sequence ATGGCCGCGCTGCGGCTACCAAAAGCTCCGGCCACGGCCGCCCTCGCCGGCGTCTCGCTCCGCCTCCCACCCCTGGAGCAGCTCCCGCCGCGGCACCCCAACACGGCCCACCTCAACGCGCTGCTCACGGCCtacggccgccgcggccgcaTCCGGGACGCTCAGCGCCTGTTCGACCGAATGCCCCGCCGCGACGTCATCTCCTGGACCGCGCTCCTCACCGCCTACGCCGACGGCGGCGACCTGGCCTCCGCGCGCCTCGTCTTCGACGACATGCCCCGCCGCAACGCCGCCTCCTGGAACGCGCTGCTCTCCGTCTACCTCCGCGCGGCGAGGCCTGCGGCCGCGCACGCGTTCTTCGCGAAGATGCCGGCCAAGAACGCCGTGTCCTACGGCGCCATGATATCGGGGCTCGCCAAGGCCGGGATGCTGCACGAGGCCCAGGCGGTGTATGGGGAGATGCCGCCGCGGTGGCGGGACCCGGTGGGGTCGAACGCTATGATGGCTGGGTACTTGAGGGCCGGGGAGCTTGGCATCGCGCTGAGGATGTTCGAGGGAATGGCGGTGAGGGATGTCATTTCCTGGAGCGCAATGGTCGATGGGCTCTGTAAGTACGGTACTGTGTCGGATGCGAGGAGGCTGTTCGAGGCAATGCCGGAGCGGAATGTGGTGTCTTGGACCTCGATGATTCGAGGATATGTGAAACGTGGGATGTGCAGAGATGGTCTCTTGCTGTTCCTGGACATGAGACACGAAGGTGTTCAGGTTAATACGACGACACTCTCAGTTGTGCTAGATGCTTGTGCTGAAGCCTGTCTTGTTATAGAAGGAATCCAGATTCACAGCTTGATCATAGCAATGGGGTTTGAAGTGGATATTTTCTTGGGTGACTCGATAATCATAATGTACTCCCggtttggttggatggttgATGCTAGAAGGGAGTTTGCTTGCATGAAGCAGAAGGACATAGTATCATGGAACTCATTGATCACTGGGTATGTTCAGAATAACATGATTGAAGAGGCACATGTGCTGTTCAAGTTGATGCCCGAGAGGGATGCTGTTTCTTGTACATCGATGGTTGTTGGATTCTCTAATAGGGGTTGGATGAGAGAGGCTGTTGAACTTTTTGAGCAAATGCCTGGAAAAGACGAGATCGCTTGGACTGCTGTTATTTCTAGTTTTATTGCGAATGGAGACTATGTAAGTGCAGTGCGGTGGTTTTGTCGCATGACGCGTGAAGGGTGCAAATCTAGTACAATAGCTTTTAGTTGTTTCTTGAGTGCTTTGGCTAGCCTGGGAATGTTGAATCAGGGTATGCAAGCTCATGCCTATGCAGTCAGTATGGGATGGTTATTTGACTCAGCTGTTCACACTTCTTTGGTGACAATGTATGCAAAATGTGGAAGGTTGACTGAGGCTCATCGTATTTTCTCAAGCATTAGCAATCCAAACCTTATTGCCACTAACTCTATGATTACAGCATTTGCGCAACATGGCTTGGCTGAGGATGCGCTCAAACTTTTTAGCAGAATGCAAAATGATGGCCAAAAGCCTAACCATGTGACATTTTTGGGAATCCTGACTGCGTGTGCACGTGCTGGTTTAATTCAACAAGGTTACGActactttgaatcaatgagagcagtctatggcatcGAACCAAACCCCGACCACTACACATGCATGGTTGACCTTTTAGGTCGTGTAGGCTTCCTTGCTGAAGCACTGGAAATGATTAACTCAATGCCCCAAAAAGATTATCCTGATGCATGGGCAGCTTTGCTTAGCTCCAGTAGCCTCCATTCTAATCTTGCTTTTGCAAAAATAGCAGCACAGAAACTTCTTGAGATGGACCCTTACAATGCAATAGCTTACATGGTTCTGTCAAGCATGTTTTCCTCAGCAGGGATgaaagatgatgaagaaatgcTAAAAGTTTCACAATTATCCAACATGCCTAGTAAAAGTCCCGCTTATAGCCTTATTATACAGGATAGAACTACAGAGAAGCACTTCTAG